A region from the Triticum aestivum cultivar Chinese Spring chromosome 3D, IWGSC CS RefSeq v2.1, whole genome shotgun sequence genome encodes:
- the LOC123079354 gene encoding glucose-induced degradation protein 8 homolog isoform X1, which yields MMDLDPRLYEDASVSDNDVRNIVLSYLMHNCFKETAETFLSSTGLKLPVDYTVDVDKRKAILNFVVEGDAVKAIELTEELAPNLLENDMDLHFDLISLHFIELIRSRKCTEALEFGQKKLTPFGKVSKYVEKLEDFMALLAYEEPEKSPMFHLLAPEYRQNVADSLNRAILAHANLPAYSSLERVIQQSTVVRQYLQQEVDKDSYPPFCLKAFLDK from the exons ATGATGGACCTGGATCCCCGCCTCTACGAGGACGCA TCTGTCAGCGATAACGATGTTCGCAACATAGTGCTATCTTATCTTATGCACAATTGTTTTAAGGAGACCGCAGAGACCTTCCTATCCAGCACTGGGCTAAAGTTACCTGTTGATTATACTGTAGATGTGGATAAACGTAAAG CGATCTTAAATTTTGTGGTGGAAGGGGATGCCGTGAAGGCCATAGAACTGACAGAAGAGTTGGCGCCCAACTTGCTAGAGAATGACATGGATTTACATTTTGATCTTATAAGTCTTCACTTCATTGAGCTAATTCGTTCCAGAAAATG CACAGAAGCACTTGAGTTTGGCCAGAAAAAGTTGACACCCTTTGGTAAAGTTTCCAAGTATGTTGAGAAATTAGAG GACTTTATGGCCCTCCTAGCTTATGAAGAGCCTGAGAAGTCACCTATGTTTCATCTACTAGCCCCAGAGTATAGGCAGAATGTTGCAGATAGCTTGAATCGGGCTATTCTCG CACATGCTAATCTACCAGCATATTCATCATTGGAGAGAGTTATACAGCAGTCAACCGTGGTTAGACAATATCTACAGCAGGAAGTTGACAAG GATTCTTACCCACCGTTTTGTTTGAAGGCCTTTCTGGACAAGTAA
- the LOC123074827 gene encoding jacalin-related lectin 3, whose product MSLASLSGKDPNPSSAPSALRSITRSVDRNGHKYADGNAGYEMVPAKEQNPNSSRIATLSNKMVSFPSFISDNGTMTISTPVRFGPWGGTGGTIFDDGIFTGVRQINITRGLGISSMKVLYDRNGQAIWGDKRGSSGAARPEKIIFDFPTEILTHVTGYFGPTMIMGPTAIKSITFHTTKKSHGPFGDETGTFFSSCLTEGRIVGFHGRGAWYVDSIGVHVLEGKVLSEKSAGTTPLGDMLALPMREIGDEVTYGVVKEPIPIGPGPWGGEGGKPWDDGVYTGIKQIYVTRDDFIGSIQIEYDRSGQSVWSTRHGNGGQITHRIKLDYPHEVLICIYGYYNTCVGEGPRVLRSITVVSSRGKYGPFGDEVGTYFTSATTQGKVVGFHGRSAMYLDAIGVHMQHWLGDRNTATAAKPKASSVPKIVGPNPKTGSDNPRAGSTTKYYVSKYLF is encoded by the exons ATG AGCCTTGCAAGCTTGAGCGGGAAGGATCCAAATCCTTCCAGCGCTCCGTCGGCGCTCCGAAGCATAACGAGGTCCGTCGACAGAAACGGGCATAAGTACGCGGATGGCAATGCTGGGTATGAAATGGTTCCTGCAAAGGAGCAGAATCCTAATTCATCACGCATTGCAACCCTCTCGAACAAG ATGGTGTCGTTCCCTAGCTTCATCTCGGACAACGGGACCATGACCATAAGCACTCCGGTGAGGTTCGGCCCGTGGGGCGGCACCGGCGGCACCATATTCGACGACGGCATATTCACCGGCGTCCGGCAGATCAACATAACGCGGGGGCTGGGGATATCCTCCATGAAGGTCCTCTACGACCGGAACGGGCAGGCGATCTGGGGCGACAAGCGCGGCTCCAGCGGGGCGGCTAGACCGGAAAAG ATCATATTCGACTTCCCGACGGAGATCCTGACCCACGTCACCGGGTACTTCGGGCCGACGATGATCATGGGCCCGACGGCGATCAAGTCCATCACCTTCCACACCACGAAGAAGAGCCACGGGCCGTTCGGGGACGAGACCGGCACCTTCTTCTCCAGCTGCCTGACGGAAGGGAGGATCGTGGGGTTCCACGGCAGGGGAGCGTGGTACGTCGACAGCATCGGGGTTCATGTCCTGGAAGGCAAGGTGCTGTCGGAGAAATCCGCCGGCACGACCCCGTTGGGCGACATGCTTGCACTGCCCATGAGGGAGATCGGGGACGAG GTTACCTACGGTGTGGTGAAAGAACCGATACCGATAGGGCCCGGGccgtggggaggggaggggggtaaGCCGTGGGACGACGGCGTCTACACGGGCATCAAGCAGATCTACGTGACCAGAGACGACTTCATTGGGTCCATACAGATCGAGTATGACCGGAGCGGGCAGTCCGTCTGGTCTACCAGGCATGGCAACGGTGGTCAGATCACACACAGG ATCAAGCTGGACTACCCGCACGAGGTGCTGATCTGCATATACGGCTACTACAACACCTGCGTCGGGGAAGGGCCCAGGGTACTGAGGTCGATCACCGTCGTCAGCAGCCGGGGCAAGTACGGGCCGTTCGGCGACGAGGTCGGGACCTACTTCACCTCCGCCACGACGCAGGGGAAGGTGGTCGGCTTCCACGGCCGGAGCGCCATGTACCTGGACGCCATCGGGGTGCACATGCAGCACTGGCTGGGGGACAGgaacaccgccaccgccgccaaaccTAAGGCCAGCTCCGTTCCCAAGATCGTCGGCCCCAACCCCAAGACTGGCTCAGATAACCCCAGGGCTGGTTCTACCACCAAGTACTACGTCTCCAAGTATCTCTTTTGA
- the LOC123074828 gene encoding probable pectate lyase 4 — protein MALKELLMFVTLLFLLLRAATANHRHENVIDRCWRGQPNWATDRQRLAMCSVGFVGKMRQNRGHGVTAYTVTDPSDDPVRPRPGTLRYGATVLPGKVWITFRPGSMHIRLAQPLFVKSFTAIDGRGADVHVAGGAGIVLYEVSNVVIHGLHVHGIRAQPPGRVVRPGGAVQNMDVGDGDAIRLLSSSKVWIDHNTLSRCEDGLLDVTLGSTDVTVSNNWFHDHDKVMLLGHDDQHVADRRMRVTVAFNRFGPNVNQRMPRIRHGYAHVVNNFYDGWREYAIGGSMGPTVKSQGNLFIASTAESANVTRRMPVGHAAGKDWHWHSSGDSFENGAVFKQTGSKVRPNYNKHQAFPAVSASEVRSLTKDAGALRCSARAAC, from the exons ATGGCACTCAAGGAATTACTCATGTTCGTCaccctcctcttccttctcctccgagCAGCCACGGCGAACCACCGGCACGAGAATGTCATCGACCGGTGCTGGCGTGGCCAGCCTAACTGGGCCACCGACCGGCAGCGGCTCGCCATGTGCTCCGTGGGCTTCGTGGGGAAGATGCGGCAGAACCGTGGCCACGGGGTGACCGCGTACACGGTCACCGACCCGAGCGACGACCCCGTGCGGCCCCGGCCCGGCACGCTGCGGTACGGCGCGACGGTGCTGCCGGGGAAGGTCTGGATCACCTTCCGGCCGGGCAGCATGCACATCAGGCTGGCGCAGCCGCTCTTCGTGAAGAGCTTCACCGCGATCGACGGCCGGGGCGCCGACGTGCACGTCGCGGGGGGCGCTGGCATCGTGCTCTACGAGGTGAGCAACGTGGTCATCCACGGGCTCCACGTGCACGGCATCCGCGCGCAGCCCCCCGGGCGGGTCGTCCGGCCCGGCGGCGCCGTGCAGAACATggacgtcggcgacggcgacgccaTCCGGCTGCTGTCCAGCTCCAAGGTGTGGATCGACCACAACACGCTGTCGCGCTGCGAGGACGGCCTCCTCGACGTGACGCTCGGGTCCACGGACGTGACCGTCTCCAACAACTGGTTCCATGACCACGACAAGGTGATGCTGCTGGGCCACGACGACCAGCACGTCGCCGACCGCCGAATGCGGGTCACCGTGGCGTTCAACCGCTTCGGGCCCAACGTGAACCAGCGCATGCCGAGGATCAGGCATGGCTACGCCCACGTCGTCAACAACTTCTACGACGGGTGGAGGGAATACGCCATTGGCGGGAGCATGGGCCCCACTGTCAAGAGCCAGGGCAACCTGTTCATCGCCTCCACGGCGGAGAGTGCCAAT GTGACGAGAAGGATGCCGGTCGGACATGCCGCCGGGAAGGACTGGCATTGGCACTCCAGTGGGGACTCGTTTGAGAACGGCGCCGTCTTCAAGCAGACGGGCAGCAAGGTGCGCCCGAATTACAACAAGCACCAGGCGTTCCCGGCGGTGAGCGCCAGCGAGGTGAGATCGCTGACCAAGGACGCCGGTGCTCTGAGGTGCTCCGCCAGGGCCGCGTGCTGA
- the LOC123079354 gene encoding glucose-induced degradation protein 8 homolog isoform X2 has product MMDLDPRLYEDASVSDNDVRNIVLSYLMHNCFKETAETFLSSTGLKLPVDYTVDVDKRKAILNFVVEGDAVKAIELTEELAPNLLENDMDLHFDLISLHFIELIRSRKCTEALEFGQKKLTPFGKVSKYVEKLEDFMALLAYEEPEKSPMFHLLAPEYRQNVADSLNRAILAHANLPAYSSLERVIQQSTVVRQYLQQEVDKAFLDK; this is encoded by the exons ATGATGGACCTGGATCCCCGCCTCTACGAGGACGCA TCTGTCAGCGATAACGATGTTCGCAACATAGTGCTATCTTATCTTATGCACAATTGTTTTAAGGAGACCGCAGAGACCTTCCTATCCAGCACTGGGCTAAAGTTACCTGTTGATTATACTGTAGATGTGGATAAACGTAAAG CGATCTTAAATTTTGTGGTGGAAGGGGATGCCGTGAAGGCCATAGAACTGACAGAAGAGTTGGCGCCCAACTTGCTAGAGAATGACATGGATTTACATTTTGATCTTATAAGTCTTCACTTCATTGAGCTAATTCGTTCCAGAAAATG CACAGAAGCACTTGAGTTTGGCCAGAAAAAGTTGACACCCTTTGGTAAAGTTTCCAAGTATGTTGAGAAATTAGAG GACTTTATGGCCCTCCTAGCTTATGAAGAGCCTGAGAAGTCACCTATGTTTCATCTACTAGCCCCAGAGTATAGGCAGAATGTTGCAGATAGCTTGAATCGGGCTATTCTCG CACATGCTAATCTACCAGCATATTCATCATTGGAGAGAGTTATACAGCAGTCAACCGTGGTTAGACAATATCTACAGCAGGAAGTTGACAAG GCCTTTCTGGACAAGTAA